In the Maribacter sp. MJ134 genome, one interval contains:
- a CDS encoding UDP-N-acetylmuramoyl-L-alanyl-D-glutamate--2,6-diaminopimelate ligase, translating to MKLLKDILFGVSLTAVSGTTNCSVNAVCFDSRKVQMDDVFVAIKGTITDGHKYIRKAIDLGAKAIICESLPDDLVNEVTYVEVANGNSALAIMASNYYDNPSKNLKLVGVTGTNGKTTVSSLLYQLFKKAGYKVGLLSTIKIMVDDKEYDTSHTTPDALTINYHLHLMNSVGVEFCFMEVSSHGIHQKRTEGLVFEGAIFTNLSHDHLDYHKTFAEYRDTKKILFDNLPKKAFALTNIDDKNGLVMLQNTRARKNTYALKNYADYRAQILENQFDGQLLKVDDNELWTKLIGHFNAYNILAIYATADLLGLERLETLRLLSELDNVDGRFQYYISKKKITAIVDYAHTPDALKNVLETINTLRTGNENVITVVGCGGDRDRSKRPVMGNIASEMSNKIIFTSDNPRTESPTAIISEMEAGVEPQNTKKILSIENREQAIKTACQLAVDNDIILVAGKGHETYQETNGERVDFDDFKMVKDLLNQMDK from the coding sequence ATGAAGCTTCTAAAAGACATATTATTTGGAGTTAGCCTAACAGCGGTCAGTGGCACTACAAATTGTAGTGTCAATGCCGTTTGTTTTGATTCGCGCAAGGTCCAAATGGACGATGTCTTTGTGGCTATTAAAGGAACCATCACGGACGGACATAAGTATATTAGAAAAGCCATTGATTTAGGGGCAAAAGCTATTATCTGTGAGTCGCTTCCCGACGATTTGGTGAATGAAGTAACCTATGTAGAAGTAGCTAACGGAAACAGCGCCTTGGCCATAATGGCTTCCAATTACTATGATAACCCTTCCAAAAATTTAAAGTTGGTCGGTGTTACGGGCACCAATGGAAAAACAACCGTTTCTAGTCTCCTATATCAGCTGTTCAAGAAAGCAGGATACAAAGTGGGCTTGTTGTCTACCATAAAGATTATGGTCGATGATAAGGAGTACGATACAAGTCACACCACTCCCGATGCATTGACGATAAACTATCACCTTCACCTTATGAACAGTGTTGGAGTGGAATTTTGCTTTATGGAAGTGAGTTCCCACGGAATACATCAGAAAAGAACGGAAGGTTTGGTCTTTGAGGGTGCTATTTTTACGAACCTATCCCATGACCATCTCGATTATCACAAAACATTTGCAGAATATCGGGACACCAAGAAAATACTGTTCGATAATCTGCCTAAGAAAGCTTTCGCCCTGACCAATATCGATGATAAGAATGGTTTGGTCATGTTGCAGAATACAAGAGCAAGAAAAAACACCTATGCTTTAAAGAACTATGCGGATTACAGGGCTCAAATTTTAGAGAACCAATTTGATGGGCAGTTGCTTAAAGTGGATGATAACGAGTTGTGGACCAAGCTAATCGGGCATTTTAATGCCTATAATATCCTGGCTATTTACGCAACGGCAGATTTGTTAGGCCTGGAAAGGTTGGAAACGCTACGCCTATTGAGTGAATTGGACAATGTAGATGGCCGATTCCAATATTATATATCGAAAAAGAAAATTACGGCTATAGTTGATTATGCCCATACGCCGGATGCTTTAAAAAATGTGCTTGAGACAATCAACACATTGAGGACTGGAAATGAAAACGTCATCACCGTTGTGGGGTGTGGTGGCGACAGAGACAGATCTAAGCGTCCGGTAATGGGCAATATCGCTTCCGAGATGAGCAACAAAATTATCTTTACATCGGACAACCCAAGAACCGAATCACCTACAGCTATTATATCGGAGATGGAGGCAGGAGTGGAGCCGCAAAACACTAAGAAGATTCTTTCCATAGAAAATAGGGAGCAGGCCATAAAAACAGCTTGCCAGCTTGCTGTGGATAACGATATTATTCTTGTTGCCGGCAAAGGTCATGAGACCTATCAGGAAACTAACGGGGAAAGAGTGGATTTCGATGATTTTAAAATGGTCAAAGACCTATTGAATCAGATGGACAAGTAA
- the mraY gene encoding phospho-N-acetylmuramoyl-pentapeptide-transferase: MLTYLFEYLEKEYQLPGASLFQFSTFRAAMAILFSLIIATAFGKRIILFLQRKQVGETIRDLGLEGQKQKAGTPTMGGVIIILATLIPVLLFARLENIYIILLIFTMLWMGVIGFVDDYIKVFKKNKEGLKGRFKVLGQLVLGLIVGAVLYFHPEVTMREHSKTMITDQYTVEEVRGEEVKSTMTTVPFFKNNEFDYTNFIGWAGDGAKDYAWLVFIPIIILIVTAVSNGANLTDGIDGLAAGTSAIIVFTLGVFALVSGNIIFSDYLDIMYIPRVGELLIFITAFVGALVGFLWYNTFPAQVFMGDTGSLTIGGVIAVIAIIVRKELLIPLMCGIFFAESLSVMLQVGYFKYTKKKLGEGKRIFLMSPLHHHYQKKGYHESKIVTRFWIVGIMLAIVTIVTLKVR, encoded by the coding sequence ATGTTAACCTATTTGTTCGAATATTTAGAAAAAGAATACCAACTGCCTGGAGCAAGTCTGTTTCAGTTCAGTACGTTTCGTGCGGCAATGGCAATCTTATTCTCTTTAATCATCGCAACGGCATTTGGTAAACGCATCATTCTTTTTCTGCAAAGAAAACAAGTAGGGGAAACGATAAGGGATTTGGGCTTAGAAGGTCAAAAACAAAAAGCAGGTACGCCGACCATGGGAGGTGTCATTATAATTTTAGCCACTTTAATTCCTGTCTTATTATTCGCCAGGTTGGAGAATATATACATCATCCTTTTGATTTTTACCATGTTATGGATGGGTGTTATCGGCTTTGTGGATGACTATATAAAAGTATTTAAGAAAAACAAGGAGGGTTTAAAAGGAAGGTTCAAAGTTTTAGGGCAACTGGTACTGGGCTTAATTGTAGGCGCGGTATTATACTTTCATCCGGAAGTGACCATGAGAGAGCATAGTAAAACGATGATTACCGACCAATATACGGTAGAGGAAGTAAGGGGAGAAGAGGTCAAGTCTACCATGACAACAGTTCCTTTCTTTAAGAATAATGAGTTTGATTATACCAATTTCATTGGCTGGGCCGGAGATGGTGCCAAAGATTACGCTTGGCTGGTTTTTATTCCTATCATCATTTTAATCGTAACGGCAGTGTCTAATGGAGCTAACCTTACGGACGGTATTGATGGTTTGGCAGCTGGGACCTCGGCCATTATCGTATTCACCTTAGGTGTTTTTGCACTCGTATCCGGTAATATTATTTTTTCCGACTATCTGGATATTATGTACATCCCCAGAGTGGGAGAACTATTAATATTCATAACGGCATTTGTTGGGGCCTTGGTAGGATTTCTTTGGTACAATACCTTTCCTGCCCAAGTATTTATGGGAGATACAGGGAGTCTGACCATTGGCGGCGTTATCGCGGTCATAGCCATTATCGTGAGAAAAGAGCTGTTGATTCCACTTATGTGCGGAATCTTCTTCGCGGAGTCTTTATCGGTAATGCTTCAGGTGGGATATTTTAAGTATACCAAGAAAAAATTAGGAGAGGGGAAAAGAATTTTTTTGATGTCGCCATTACATCATCACTATCAAAAGAAAGGATATCACGAGAGTAAGATTGTAACACGATTTTGGATTGTAGGAATTATGTTGGCCATTGTGACTATTGTGACTTTAAAAGTGCGCTAA
- the murD gene encoding UDP-N-acetylmuramoyl-L-alanine--D-glutamate ligase, which yields MKFLVILGGGESGVGTAILGKKKGFKVFVSDKGTIQKKYKDVLEHFEIDWEEEQHTEALILKADVVMKSPGIPDSVPLVQNLLSHNIPVISEIEFASQYTDATIIGITGSNGKTTTTMLTNHLLKGGNLNVGMAGNIGDSYAKMVAENDFDYYVLEISSFQLDGVVRFRPHIAVITNITPDHLDRYDYKFENYIASKFRITKNQTEEDYLIYDADDEVITNWLKDNPIKSKRIPFSLKKMIKEGAFLENEQIRITTDTDTITIMTDALALEGQHNLKNSMAAATIAKLVGIRKETIRECISNFQGAPHRLEKVLKIHHVQYINDSKATNVNATYYALDSLKTPTVWIVGGVDKGNQYKELMPLVREKVKAIVCLGMDNEKIKETFGNVVDLVVETFAMEEAVKVAYKIAERGDSVLLSPACASFDLFKNYEDRGNQFKNCVKNL from the coding sequence ATGAAATTTTTGGTAATCCTTGGAGGCGGAGAAAGTGGTGTAGGAACCGCCATTTTAGGAAAGAAAAAAGGATTTAAGGTTTTTGTCTCCGATAAGGGAACAATTCAAAAAAAATATAAAGACGTTCTTGAACATTTTGAAATTGATTGGGAAGAAGAGCAGCACACTGAGGCGCTAATCCTCAAGGCCGATGTGGTCATGAAAAGTCCTGGTATTCCGGATAGTGTTCCTTTGGTGCAAAACCTGTTAAGCCATAACATACCGGTTATTTCTGAGATAGAGTTCGCATCACAGTATACGGATGCTACGATTATAGGAATTACGGGCAGTAACGGGAAGACCACTACGACCATGTTGACCAACCATCTCTTAAAAGGTGGGAACTTAAATGTGGGCATGGCGGGAAACATTGGCGATAGTTATGCCAAAATGGTCGCTGAAAATGATTTTGACTATTACGTGTTGGAAATCAGCAGTTTTCAGTTAGATGGCGTAGTACGGTTTAGACCGCATATCGCGGTAATTACGAATATAACGCCAGACCATTTGGACCGGTATGACTATAAGTTTGAAAACTATATCGCCTCTAAATTTAGAATAACGAAGAATCAAACGGAAGAGGATTATCTCATTTATGATGCAGATGACGAAGTAATTACCAACTGGTTAAAAGACAACCCGATCAAATCAAAACGAATCCCTTTTTCATTGAAAAAAATGATAAAGGAGGGCGCATTTTTAGAGAACGAACAGATAAGAATAACAACAGATACTGACACTATAACGATTATGACAGACGCATTGGCACTGGAAGGGCAGCACAATTTAAAAAATTCCATGGCGGCAGCTACGATTGCCAAATTGGTAGGAATTCGTAAAGAAACCATACGAGAATGTATTTCTAATTTTCAAGGGGCACCGCATAGGTTAGAGAAGGTCCTTAAAATTCATCACGTACAGTACATCAACGATTCCAAAGCAACGAACGTGAATGCTACATATTACGCGTTGGATAGTTTAAAGACCCCCACCGTTTGGATCGTGGGCGGCGTGGATAAAGGAAATCAATACAAAGAACTGATGCCGTTGGTGCGGGAAAAAGTGAAAGCAATCGTCTGTTTGGGTATGGATAATGAAAAGATAAAGGAAACGTTTGGCAATGTCGTGGATTTGGTCGTGGAGACCTTTGCCATGGAAGAGGCGGTAAAAGTAGCGTATAAAATTGCGGAAAGAGGGGATAGTGTTTTGCTTTCTCCGGCATGTGCCAGTTTTGATTTGTTCAAAAATTATGAGGACAGGGGAAATCAATTTAAGAATTGTGTAAAAAATCTATAA
- a CDS encoding FtsW/RodA/SpoVE family cell cycle protein, producing the protein MLSVLRNINGDKAIWAVAALLALFSFLPVYSASSNLVYVVGNGTTVGHLVKHALLLFLGFGIIYGVHKIPTHFFKGLSLIALPIVLVLLIFVLAQGTSIGGANASRWIRIPFVGFGFQPSNLAAVVVMIYVARYLSKIRDVKIGFTESILPLWVPVFLVVLLILPANFSTAGIIFSMVLMLCFLGGYPVKYLLGIVGTGLLCLTLFILTAKAAPGLFPNRVDTWMSRIDSFSNPDDVQANYQIEKAKIAIATGGIVGKGAGKSVQKNFLPQSSSDFIYAIIVEEYGLVGGFALMFFYLFLLFRIVVVANGAGTVFSKLLVLGVGLPIVFQALINMAVAVELFPVTGQNLPLISSGGTSSWMTCLAIGIILSASNKSIVQDNNSNKHFDESNPLEVLSGQL; encoded by the coding sequence GTGTTAAGCGTATTAAGAAACATAAATGGAGATAAAGCTATTTGGGCCGTTGCGGCACTTTTGGCCTTGTTTTCTTTTCTGCCGGTGTATAGTGCCAGTAGCAATTTGGTGTACGTGGTAGGTAATGGCACTACGGTAGGCCATTTGGTAAAACACGCTTTGCTACTATTTCTTGGTTTTGGTATTATTTACGGTGTACATAAGATTCCTACCCATTTTTTTAAGGGACTATCGCTCATTGCGCTGCCCATTGTACTGGTGCTCTTGATCTTTGTTTTAGCGCAGGGAACCTCTATCGGCGGAGCTAATGCCAGTCGGTGGATAAGGATTCCTTTTGTGGGCTTTGGTTTTCAGCCTTCAAATTTGGCAGCGGTAGTGGTAATGATCTATGTGGCCCGCTATCTGTCTAAGATCAGGGATGTCAAAATAGGTTTTACGGAAAGTATATTACCCTTATGGGTTCCCGTGTTTTTAGTGGTTTTACTGATTTTACCTGCGAATTTTTCAACCGCGGGCATCATATTTTCCATGGTTTTGATGTTGTGCTTTTTAGGCGGATATCCCGTAAAATATTTATTGGGAATAGTAGGTACGGGTCTTTTATGCTTAACGCTATTTATCCTTACGGCAAAGGCGGCGCCAGGTTTATTTCCCAATAGGGTGGATACCTGGATGAGCAGAATAGATAGTTTTTCCAATCCGGATGATGTCCAGGCCAACTACCAGATTGAAAAAGCTAAAATAGCCATCGCCACGGGGGGTATCGTTGGTAAAGGGGCCGGGAAAAGTGTGCAAAAGAACTTTTTGCCCCAGAGCTCGTCAGATTTTATATATGCCATTATTGTAGAGGAATATGGTTTGGTCGGAGGTTTCGCTTTAATGTTTTTTTACCTGTTCCTATTGTTTCGGATCGTGGTGGTTGCAAACGGGGCCGGCACCGTATTCAGTAAACTTTTGGTTTTAGGAGTTGGGTTGCCCATTGTTTTTCAGGCGCTAATAAATATGGCGGTGGCAGTAGAATTATTTCCCGTTACGGGACAGAATTTACCATTGATAAGTAGCGGGGGTACCTCTAGCTGGATGACCTGTTTGGCCATTGGAATTATTCTTAGTGCAAGCAATAAAAGTATAGTTCAGGACAACAACAGTAACAAGCATTTTGATGAAAGTAACCCCTTAGAAGTATTAAGTGGGCAATTATAG